One window of Quercus robur chromosome 12, dhQueRobu3.1, whole genome shotgun sequence genomic DNA carries:
- the LOC126707910 gene encoding F-box protein SKIP31 isoform X1 — translation MTTTTTTTTTVVLDEEDENLAHFLESEVLSVSDQEDGKTVEEEPNAKRAKLVDKDKEEEEDDNNNNNKRNNVVPKRIESGIFSKVPSELFPHILKFLSSEDLVACSLVCRFLNYAASDEFLWRRLYCMRWGLLPPTKKLRQCPWKQLYIQRDEEDMIELVRDCQPEFKEYYIQMQAAKRSQAPLPSQVNDDRIILDKTVADQVSMWKSSRGLTDKVVTDHACSGETCSYYHIGDVFICEKTGLVHVCDDACREIVMDPTDEILVCKISGHCFDRLLSAAEMDPDNEQEQQQCGVTDEAEPFMGSGRFARAYLLGYNCADEKELEAALRFC, via the exons atgacgacgacgacgacgacgacgacgacagTGGTGTTAGACGAGGAAGACGAGAACTTAGCTCACTTCCTCGAATCCGAGGTTCTTTCTGTCTCCGACCAG GAAGATGGGAAAACAGTAGAGGAAGAGCCAAACGCAAAAAGAGCGAAGCTTGTTGATAAAGataaggaggaggaggaggacgacaacaacaacaacaacaagcgAAACAACGTTGTTCCAAAGAGGATAGAGAGTGGGATTTTCAGCAAAGTCCCATCAGAACTCTTTCCTCACATCCTTAAATTCCTGTCTTCCGAG GATCTTGTAGCTTGCTCACTTGTCTGCCGTTTCTTGAATTATGCGGCATCTGATGAGTTTTTGTGGCGTCGCTT GTACTGTATGAGATGGGGTCTGTTGCCCCCTACAAAAAAGTTACGGCAATGTCCTTGGAAACAGCTTTATATTCAG CGCGATGAAGAGGACATGATTGAACTTGTTAGAGATTGCCAACCTGAGTTTAAAGAGTACTACATTCAAATGCAAGCGGCCAAGAGAAGCCAAGCACCTCTTCCTTCACAG GTGAATGATGACCGAATAATTCTTGATAAGACAGTGGCTGATCAAGTGTCTATGTGGAAAAGCAGCAGGGGCCTGACTGATAAGGTGGTCACTGACCATGCTTGTTCTGGAGAAACATGTTCTTACTACCATATTGGAGATGTATTTATTTGTGAGAAGACTGGACTTGTACACG TCTGTGATGATGCATGCAGAGAAATTGTTATGGATCCCACCGATGAGATTTTGGTCTGTAAAATATCTGGGCATTGTTTTGATAGGCTACTTTCAGCAGCTGAAATGGATCCAGATAAT gaacAGGAACAGCAACAATGTGGTGTTACCGATGAAGCAGAGCCATTCATGGGCTCCGGTCGTTTTG CACGAGCTTATCTGTTGGGATATAATTGTGCTGATGAAAAGGAGCTGGAAGCTGCTTTGAGGTTTTGCTGA
- the LOC126707910 gene encoding F-box protein SKIP31 isoform X2 — translation MTTTTTTTTTVVLDEEDENLAHFLESEVLSVSDQEDGKTVEEEPNAKRAKLVDKDKEEEEDDNNNNNKRNNVVPKRIESGIFSKVPSELFPHILKFLSSEDLVACSLVCRFLNYAASDEFLWRRLYCMRWGLLPPTKKLRQCPWKQLYIQRDEEDMIELVRDCQPEFKEYYIQMQAAKRSQAPLPSQVNDDRIILDKTVADQVSMWKSSRGLTDKVVTDHACSGETCSYYHIGDVFICEKTGLVHVCDDACREIVMDPTDEILVCKISGHCFDRLLSAAEMDPDNEQEQQQCGVTDEAEPFMGSGRFARAYLL, via the exons atgacgacgacgacgacgacgacgacgacagTGGTGTTAGACGAGGAAGACGAGAACTTAGCTCACTTCCTCGAATCCGAGGTTCTTTCTGTCTCCGACCAG GAAGATGGGAAAACAGTAGAGGAAGAGCCAAACGCAAAAAGAGCGAAGCTTGTTGATAAAGataaggaggaggaggaggacgacaacaacaacaacaacaagcgAAACAACGTTGTTCCAAAGAGGATAGAGAGTGGGATTTTCAGCAAAGTCCCATCAGAACTCTTTCCTCACATCCTTAAATTCCTGTCTTCCGAG GATCTTGTAGCTTGCTCACTTGTCTGCCGTTTCTTGAATTATGCGGCATCTGATGAGTTTTTGTGGCGTCGCTT GTACTGTATGAGATGGGGTCTGTTGCCCCCTACAAAAAAGTTACGGCAATGTCCTTGGAAACAGCTTTATATTCAG CGCGATGAAGAGGACATGATTGAACTTGTTAGAGATTGCCAACCTGAGTTTAAAGAGTACTACATTCAAATGCAAGCGGCCAAGAGAAGCCAAGCACCTCTTCCTTCACAG GTGAATGATGACCGAATAATTCTTGATAAGACAGTGGCTGATCAAGTGTCTATGTGGAAAAGCAGCAGGGGCCTGACTGATAAGGTGGTCACTGACCATGCTTGTTCTGGAGAAACATGTTCTTACTACCATATTGGAGATGTATTTATTTGTGAGAAGACTGGACTTGTACACG TCTGTGATGATGCATGCAGAGAAATTGTTATGGATCCCACCGATGAGATTTTGGTCTGTAAAATATCTGGGCATTGTTTTGATAGGCTACTTTCAGCAGCTGAAATGGATCCAGATAAT gaacAGGAACAGCAACAATGTGGTGTTACCGATGAAGCAGAGCCATTCATGGGCTCCGGTCGTTTTG